Proteins encoded together in one Impatiens glandulifera chromosome 1, dImpGla2.1, whole genome shotgun sequence window:
- the LOC124920529 gene encoding cyclin-T1-3-like isoform X1 has product MASGFPVDSSYYSMHDAGSQTTQDNMSNEGGGGWYYSRKEIEENSPSRKDGIDLKKETYLRKSYCTFLQDLGMRLKVPQVTIATAILFCHRFFLRQSHAKNDRRTIATVCMFLAGKVEESPRPLKDVILVSYEIIHKRDPNAVQRIKQKEVYEQQKELILQGERSVLATLAFDFNVNHPYKPLVEAIKKFKVAQNALAQVAWNFVNDGLRTSLCLQLKPHHIAAGAIFLAAKFLKVKLPSDGDKVWWQEFDVTPRQLEEVSNQMLELYEQNTMLPTQASEAEDHRAKPPSSTEDHPLLTHSTGTPSKSGSIKPSTSLTTPSHLVGEDGEVETSQNRENDQKVYVDDEVANEYEQQPHRAVEEDDEGRNVIGRSEVVGGSPHDQDAMKRIDKKKVKAALEKQRRSRGDGGRKTDLMGDDDLIEWELKDDIELAGGEKSKQQEEEERRQSSLRSDDWSNEDDRRNIENVEEGEFGDESEKSWNPKSNGESSLDRRYPEEEEEEVWNGNKQQQQNHRHNNNNIGQQQQQDEKKRKNKSSSNSERSEKKRRHMEYNNNYHT; this is encoded by the exons ATGGCTTCGGGTTTTCCTGTTGATTCTTCATACTATTCAATGCATGATGCTGGTTCCCAGACTACCCAGGATAATATGTCGAATGAAGGTGGTGGTGGTTGGTATTACTCCAGAaaggaaattgaagaaaattctcCATCCAGAAAAGACGGTATTGATTTGAAAAAAGAGACTTATCTGCGCAAGTCATACTGTACGTTCTTACAAGATCTGGGCATGAGGCTCAAAGT ACCTCAGGTCACAATTGCTACAGCCATACTTTTCTGTCATCGGTTCTTCCTGCGTCAGTCCCATGCAAAGAATGATAGGAGA ACCATTGCTACAGTTTGTATGTTCCTGGCAGGCAAGGTTGAAGAATCTCCCCGTCCTCTGAAAGATGTTATACTCGTTTCTTACGAGATTATACACAAAAGGGATCCCAATGCAGTTCAAAGGATTAAGCAGAAG GAGGTTTATGAGCAGCAAAAAGAACTAATTTTGCAGGGAGAAAGATCTGTGTTGGCAACTCTTGCTTTTGATTTTAATGTGAATCATCCATATAAGCCCTTGGTTGAAGCAATTAAGAAATTCAAGGTTGCTCAAAATGCCCTTGCTCAAGTTGCTTGGAATTTCGTCAATGATGG GCTTCGAACATCGCTTTGCTTACAACTTAAGCCccatcacattgcagcaggagcAATTTTCCTTGCTGCCAAGTTCCTCAAAGTAAAGCTTCCATCAGATGGTGATAAGGTTTGGTGGCAGGAATTTGATGTCACCCCACGTCAGTTGGAGG AGGTTAGCAATCAAATGTTAGAACTATATGAACAGAACACAATGCTTCCCACCCAAGCTAGTGAAGCTGAAGATCATCGGGCAAAACCTCCCTCGAGCACAGAAGATCATCCTCTGCTTACACATAGTACTGGCACCCCATCGAAATCTGGATCCATAAAACCATCTACATCTCTGACGACACCCAGCCATTTGGTTGGCGAGGATGGTGAGGTCGAGACCAGCCAAAATCGAGAGAACGACCAGAAAGTGTATGTGGACGATGAGGTTGCAAACGAATATGAGCAGCAACCTCACAGAGCTGTTGAAGAAGATGACGAAGGAAGAAATGTAATTGGTAGAAGTGAAGTGGTTGGTGGGTCTCCTCATGATCAAGATGCAATGAAAAGGATTGACAAAAAAAAGGTAAAGGCTGCACTTGAGAAACAGAGGAGGTCTCGTGGGGATGGGGGGCGAAAAACTGACTTGATGGGAGATGATGATCTAATAGAGTGGGAGCTTAAAGATGATATTGAATTAGCTGGTGGAGAGAAGAGTAAGCAGCAGGAGGAGGAAGAGAGAAGACAAAGTTCGTTAAGATCAGATGATTGGTCGAATGAAGATGATCGTCGTAATATTGAAAATGTGGAGGAAGGAGAATTCGGCGATGAGTCGGAGAAGTCGTGGAACCCTAAATCCAATGGGGAAAGCTCGCTGGATCGTAGATATccagaggaggaggaggaggaggtttGGAATGGGAataagcagcagcagcagaatcatcgtcataataataacaatatcgGGCAACAACAGCAGCAGGAtgagaaaaagagaaagaacaaATCCAGTTCTAACTCAGAAAGGAGTGAAAAGAAGAGGCGCCACATGGAATACAACAACAATTACCATACCTAA
- the LOC124920528 gene encoding lysM domain receptor-like kinase 3 yields the protein MNIPQYPKWVLLLFLFSLLQLPCFSLSYHSPLNCSDTVRVCTSFISFKPNPNETFQVIQSMFDVLPQDITLEGDDRGYVFIRKNCSCSPYVKKYLTNTTFTVRQNGGSVHNMVIDGYQGLALLPNYTRAARAGAVVSIQLFCGCSSGLWNYLMSYVMKEGDSIESLASRFGVSMDSIEALNGLTNPDNVTVGDLYYVPLNSVPGEPYPTESLIPPTSAPAPAHSADQIAAEGKQAEKKSKSHKEYGWILGCLGLGLAVILVLVIVIFICLRSSSCDKGGSNPNGENNGVSHKFQILRNTSFCCASGRYNICRKSGEINKQANGESSDRQINVPKALGNDVFDMEKPLVFGYEEITTTTDGFSDSHLLGHGTYGSVYHGVLRGQDVAIKRMTETKSKEFLAELKVLGKVHHANLVELIGYAATDDELFLIYEYAQKGSLGNHLHDPQSKGHTSLSWIMRLQIALDAARGLEYIHEHTRPHYVHRDIKTSNILLDDSFRGKVSDFGLAKLAEITNDAEASVTRVVGTFGYVAPEYLRDCVATKKSDVYAFGVVLLEMISGKEAVTRSQGNASNNHNPPEQRRSLVSIMVSALKNTADHSKSSMSSFKDYIDPNMMDLYPHDCVFKAANLAKQCVDDDPIMRPDMKQIVMTLSQILLSSIEWEATLAGNSQVFSGLVQGR from the exons ATGAATATACCTCAATACCCCAAATGGGTTCTTCTCCTTTTCCTCTTTTCTCTTCTTCAATTACCCTGTTTCTCTTTATCATACCATTCTCCACTTAACTGTTCCGATACAGTTCGAGTCTGCACGTCTTTCATCTCCTTCAAGCCCAATCCAAACGAAACCTTTCAAGTGATCCAGAGCATGTTCGATGTACTTCCCCAAGACATTACCTTGGAAGGAGACGATCGTGGCTACGTTTTCATCCGCAAGAACTGTTCTTGTTCTCCTTATGTGAAGAAGTATTTGACTAATACTACGTTTACAGTTAGGCAAAACGGTGGATCCGTGCATAATATGGTGATTGATGGGTACCAAGGGTTAGCCCTCCTTCCTAATTACACTAGGGCGGCTAGAGCTGGAGCGGTTGTATCGATTCAATTGTTTTGTGGATGTTCGAGTGGGCTTTGGAATTACTTGATGAGTTATGTGATGAAAGAGGGTGATAGTATTGAATCTTTGGCTAGTAGATTTGGTGTTAGTATGGATAGTATTGAGGCTTTGAATGGGTTAACTAATCCTGATAATGTCACTGTTGGTGATCTTTATTATGTTCCTTTAAATTCAG TTCCTGGTGAGCCATATCCTACAGAGAGCCTTATTCCTCCCACTTCTGCTCCTGCACCAGCACACTCTGCTGATCAAATCGCAG CTGAGGGAAAACAGGCAGAGAAGAAGAGCAAGTCTCATAAAGAATATGGGTGGATTCTGGGATGTTTGGGACTTGGTTTGGCTGTGATTCTTGTGCTTGTTATTGTAATATTCATTTGTTTGAGGTCATCAAGTTGCGATAAAGGAGGAAGCAATCCAAACGGTGAGAATAATGGTGTTTCTCATAAGTTCCAAATCCTCAGGAACACAAGTTTCTGCTGTGCTTCCGGGAGGTATAATATCTGTCGCAAATCTGGTGAAATTAATAAGCAAGCAAATGGTGAATCTAGCGACCGCCAGATAAATGTTCCCAAAg CTCTGGGGAACGATGTTTTTGATATGGAAAAGCCATTGGTTTTTGGTTATGAGGAAATTACGACGACTACTGATGGCTTCTCTGATTCACACCTTCTCGGACATGGTACATATGGCTCAGTATATCATGGCGTCCTTCGCGGGCAG gatGTTGCGATAAAAAGAATGACAGAGACGAAAAGTAAAGAATTTTTGGCTGAACTGAAAGTTCTTGGCAAGGTTCATCATGCAAATTTGGTAGAATTGATTGGGTATGCAGCAACTGATGATGAACTCTTCCTCATTTATGAATATGCACAAAAAGGTTCACTAGGAAACCATTTACACGATCCTCAGAGCAAAG ggCATACATCACTTTCATGGATTATGAGGCTTCAAATTGCACTTGATGCTGCTAGAGGTCTTGAGTACATTCACGAGCACACGAGGCCTCACTATGTACACCGGGATATCAAAACAAGTAACATCTTACTCGACGACTCCTTTAGAGGAAAAGTTTCAGATTTTGGGCTCGCAAAACTTGCTGAAATCACAAATGATGCCGAAGCTTCAGTCACACGAGTTGTTGGAACATTCGGTTACGTAGCACCAGA GTATTTGAGAGATTGTGTGGCAACTAAGAAGAGCGATGTTTATGCATTTGGAGTCGTTCTTCTTGAGATGATATCGGGAAAGGAGGCTGTCACGAGATCACAAGGCAATGCGTCTAATAATCATAACCCCCCTGAGCAAAGGCGTTCGTTGGTTTCCATT ATGGTATCAGCTCTTAAGAACACAGCTGATCACTCCAAGAGCAGCATGTCAAGCTTCAAAGATTACATTGACCCTAATATGATGGACTTGTATCCACATGATTGTGTTTTCAAG GCGGCCAATTTGGCAAAACAATGTGTGGATGATGATCCGATTATGCGGCCAGACATGAAGCAAATCGTGATGACCTTATCGCAGATCCTTTTGTCATCCATCGAATGGGAAGCCACTCTAGCAGGAAACAGCCAAGTTTTCAGTGGACTCGTTCAAGGAAGATGa
- the LOC124920529 gene encoding cyclin-T1-3-like isoform X2 codes for MASGFPVDSSYYSMHDAGSQTTQDNMSNEGGGGWYYSRKEIEENSPSRKDGIDLKKETYLRKSYCTFLQDLGMRLKVPQVTIATAILFCHRFFLRQSHAKNDRRTIATVCMFLAGKVEESPRPLKDVILVSYEIIHKRDPNAVQRIKQKGERSVLATLAFDFNVNHPYKPLVEAIKKFKVAQNALAQVAWNFVNDGLRTSLCLQLKPHHIAAGAIFLAAKFLKVKLPSDGDKVWWQEFDVTPRQLEEVSNQMLELYEQNTMLPTQASEAEDHRAKPPSSTEDHPLLTHSTGTPSKSGSIKPSTSLTTPSHLVGEDGEVETSQNRENDQKVYVDDEVANEYEQQPHRAVEEDDEGRNVIGRSEVVGGSPHDQDAMKRIDKKKVKAALEKQRRSRGDGGRKTDLMGDDDLIEWELKDDIELAGGEKSKQQEEEERRQSSLRSDDWSNEDDRRNIENVEEGEFGDESEKSWNPKSNGESSLDRRYPEEEEEEVWNGNKQQQQNHRHNNNNIGQQQQQDEKKRKNKSSSNSERSEKKRRHMEYNNNYHT; via the exons ATGGCTTCGGGTTTTCCTGTTGATTCTTCATACTATTCAATGCATGATGCTGGTTCCCAGACTACCCAGGATAATATGTCGAATGAAGGTGGTGGTGGTTGGTATTACTCCAGAaaggaaattgaagaaaattctcCATCCAGAAAAGACGGTATTGATTTGAAAAAAGAGACTTATCTGCGCAAGTCATACTGTACGTTCTTACAAGATCTGGGCATGAGGCTCAAAGT ACCTCAGGTCACAATTGCTACAGCCATACTTTTCTGTCATCGGTTCTTCCTGCGTCAGTCCCATGCAAAGAATGATAGGAGA ACCATTGCTACAGTTTGTATGTTCCTGGCAGGCAAGGTTGAAGAATCTCCCCGTCCTCTGAAAGATGTTATACTCGTTTCTTACGAGATTATACACAAAAGGGATCCCAATGCAGTTCAAAGGATTAAGCAGAAG GGAGAAAGATCTGTGTTGGCAACTCTTGCTTTTGATTTTAATGTGAATCATCCATATAAGCCCTTGGTTGAAGCAATTAAGAAATTCAAGGTTGCTCAAAATGCCCTTGCTCAAGTTGCTTGGAATTTCGTCAATGATGG GCTTCGAACATCGCTTTGCTTACAACTTAAGCCccatcacattgcagcaggagcAATTTTCCTTGCTGCCAAGTTCCTCAAAGTAAAGCTTCCATCAGATGGTGATAAGGTTTGGTGGCAGGAATTTGATGTCACCCCACGTCAGTTGGAGG AGGTTAGCAATCAAATGTTAGAACTATATGAACAGAACACAATGCTTCCCACCCAAGCTAGTGAAGCTGAAGATCATCGGGCAAAACCTCCCTCGAGCACAGAAGATCATCCTCTGCTTACACATAGTACTGGCACCCCATCGAAATCTGGATCCATAAAACCATCTACATCTCTGACGACACCCAGCCATTTGGTTGGCGAGGATGGTGAGGTCGAGACCAGCCAAAATCGAGAGAACGACCAGAAAGTGTATGTGGACGATGAGGTTGCAAACGAATATGAGCAGCAACCTCACAGAGCTGTTGAAGAAGATGACGAAGGAAGAAATGTAATTGGTAGAAGTGAAGTGGTTGGTGGGTCTCCTCATGATCAAGATGCAATGAAAAGGATTGACAAAAAAAAGGTAAAGGCTGCACTTGAGAAACAGAGGAGGTCTCGTGGGGATGGGGGGCGAAAAACTGACTTGATGGGAGATGATGATCTAATAGAGTGGGAGCTTAAAGATGATATTGAATTAGCTGGTGGAGAGAAGAGTAAGCAGCAGGAGGAGGAAGAGAGAAGACAAAGTTCGTTAAGATCAGATGATTGGTCGAATGAAGATGATCGTCGTAATATTGAAAATGTGGAGGAAGGAGAATTCGGCGATGAGTCGGAGAAGTCGTGGAACCCTAAATCCAATGGGGAAAGCTCGCTGGATCGTAGATATccagaggaggaggaggaggaggtttGGAATGGGAataagcagcagcagcagaatcatcgtcataataataacaatatcgGGCAACAACAGCAGCAGGAtgagaaaaagagaaagaacaaATCCAGTTCTAACTCAGAAAGGAGTGAAAAGAAGAGGCGCCACATGGAATACAACAACAATTACCATACCTAA
- the LOC124920531 gene encoding auxin-responsive protein IAA18-like has translation MVGFASNDDYACSQLLNLIPKEKEWIVEQEEDDDDEEKNLELRLGPPVKRDWRIKHDDGFFKNSNTYNTSSSGAKRVFSDIKESGIERVNGNSQNHSFQAKRVFSDIKEPETERVNDDSQNQSFQTPCPWRQQTTPSFLQLQSIPKSIPVMENESSQPCSSQQKAFSPSPAAVPCPSSSDQKRIGGAPVVGWPPIRSSRKNLMKTDPCDKVEKITKNGLFVKINMEGVAIGRKVDLKAYDSYEKLSSVVDELFRGLIAAQRDCSDHGEEKSITGLLDGSGEYTLVYEDNEGERVLVGDVPWNMFVCSVRRLRVIKTSQIHKLFLCPIGTSKKGKTTPSDA, from the exons atGGTGGGTTTTGCAAGCAATGATGATTATGCGTGTTCCCAGTTACTGAATCTAATACCTAAAGAGAAAGAATGGATTGTTgaacaagaagaagatgatgatgatgaagagaaaAATCTTGAGCTAAGGCTTGGTCCTCCAGTTAAACGAGATTGGAGAATCAAACATGATGATGGATTCTTCAAGAACAGCAATACTTATAATACTTCTTCTTCAGGGGCCAAAAGGGTATTTTCAGATATAAAAGAATCAGGGATTGAACGGGTCAATGGTAATAGCCAAAACCATAGCTTCCAAGCGAAAAGGGTATTTTCAGATATAAAAGAGCCTGAGACTGAACGGGTCAATGATGATAGCCAAAACCAAAGCTTCCAAACTCCATGTCCATGGCGGCAGCAGACAACCCCCTCATTTCTCCAGCTTCAATCAATTCCAAAAAGCATCCCTGTTATGGAAAATGAATCATCACAGCCCTGTAGCTCTCAACAGAAAGCATTTTCACCATCTCCTGCAGCTGTGCCCTGCCCTAGCAGTTCTGATCAGAAAAG AATTGGTGGTGCTCCAGTTGTGGGATGGCCTCCAATAAGATCATCTAGGAAGAATCTGATGAAAACAGATCCATGTGACAAGGTTGAGAAGATTACTAAAAATGGTTTGTTTGTAAAGATTAATATGGAAGGAGTTGCAATAGGAAGGAAAGTTGATCTTAAAGCTTATGATAGCTACGAGAAGCTGTCTAGTGTTGTTGATGAATTGTTCAGAGGCCTTATTGCTG CTCAAAGAGATTGTTCTGATCATGGTGAGGAGAAATCGATTACGGGTTTGTTGGATGGAAGTGGGGAATACACGCTTGTTTATGAGGATAATGAAGGAGAAAGAGTTCTTGTTGGAGATGTGCCATGGAA CATGTTTGTTTGCAGTGTGAGAAGACTGCGAGTCATTAAGACATCTCAGATCCACAAATTGTTCTTGTGTCCTA TTGGCACTAGTAAGAAGGGAAAGACAACACCAAGTGATGCATGA
- the LOC124920532 gene encoding clavaminate synthase-like protein At3g21360 has product MSFFFVETKSLPQQKLYDEGRIVFPAVLLSSPSSNNITVNPSDLIEAIKDQKPWIDSILHQSGAIMFRGFNLTTASHFNDVVEAFGFHDLPYVGGISPRTNVVGRVFTANESPPDKKIPFHHEMAHVNEFPSKLFFFCEVEPSSGGETPIVLSHIVYQKMKDRYPDFVKELEEKGLIYTRVLGEDDDPSSPIGLGWKSTFLTQDKTVADQRAAKLGMKLEWQEDGTVKSIMGPIPAIKVDKNRKIWFNSMAAAYTGWKDDRNDPVKAVTFGDGTPLPADTIHDCLRILEEESVAIPWKNGDVLLLDNLAVLHARSSFQPPRRVLASLCK; this is encoded by the exons ATGAGTTTCTTCTTTGTAGAAACCAAGTCATTACCTCAGCAGAAGTTGTACGATGAAGGACGAATCGTATTCCCAGCTGTATTATTATCATCACCCAGTTCGAACAACATCACTGTAAACCCATCAGACTTAATCGAGGCCATCAAGGATCAGAAGCCATGGATAGACTCAATTCTCCATCAAAGTGGGGCAATCATGTTCAGGGGATTCAACTTGACTACTGCCTCCCACTTCAACGACGTAGTTGAGGCCTTCGGTTTTCATGACTTGCCTTATGTAGGCGGCATCTCCCCTAGGACCAACGTCGTTGGACGGGTCTTCACTGCCAACGAATCCCCACCGGATAAAAAGATCCCCTTTCACCATGAGATGGCCCAT GTTAATGAGTTCCCATCAAAACTGTTCTTCTTCTGTGAAGTGGAACCGAGCAGTGGAGGGGAAACACCAATTGTTCTTAGCCACATTGTCTACCAGAAGATGAAAGATAGGTATCCTGATTTCGTGAAGGAATTGGAAGAGAAGGGATTGATCTATACACGAGTTCTTGGAGAAGATGATGATCCTTCTTCCCCAATTGGGCTGGGATGGAAATCAACATTTTTAACCCAAGACAAGACTGTAGCAGATCAGAG gGCTGCAAAGTTGGGGATGAAGTTGGAATGGCAAGAAGATGGAACAGTGAAGTCAATAATGGGACCAATTCCGGCTATTAAAGTAGACAAGAATAGAAAGATTTGGTTCAACAGCATGGCGGCTGCTTATACAGGATGGAAAGATGACAGGAACGACCCTGTCAAGGCGGTGACCTTCGGTGATGGGACGCCTCTCCCTGCCGACACCATCCACGACTGCTTGAGAATACTCGAGGAGGAATCCGTTGCCATTCCCTGGAAAAACGGGGATGTTCTGCTTCTTGACAACTTGGCTGTCCTCCATGCCCGCAGCTCATTCCAACCACCCCGTCGTGTTCTTGCCTCATTATGCAAGTGA